From the Gallaecimonas mangrovi genome, one window contains:
- a CDS encoding anion permease → MKAGGVKIIPGVISIAVTLLIWFAVPVPDGVSADAWHLLALFVGTVVAIIGKVMPIGALAIIAITLVALTGVTNDSPAKAIKDALSGFSNSLIWLIGVAIMISRGLAKTGLGNRIGYYFISLFGKKTVGIGYALAISELVIAPVTPSNTARGGGIIHPIMKSIASSFGSSPEQGTSKKIGHYLALVNYHINPITSAMFITATAPNPLIVKLIADATGAQISISWTTWALAALLPGLICIALVPLVVYAIYPPEVKSTPDARTFAKTKLAEMGPMSFGEKVMIAVFAMLLVLWAGVPAMIFGPALAVNTTAVAFLGLAVLLISGVLTWEDVLKEKSAWDTVVWFSALVMMATFLNKLGLVHWFSTVVQSGIQGFGFGWEVSALILVATYFYVHYFFASTTAHITAMFAAFYAAGLALGAPPLYLALLLAGASSLMMSLTHYATGTSPIIFGSGYVSMEDWWIMGFIMSVVNLAVWAIVGGVWWKILGYW, encoded by the coding sequence ATGAAAGCAGGTGGCGTCAAAATCATACCTGGCGTTATTTCAATCGCCGTTACCCTTTTAATTTGGTTTGCGGTGCCGGTGCCCGATGGCGTATCTGCCGATGCCTGGCATTTATTGGCGCTGTTTGTCGGTACCGTGGTGGCCATTATTGGCAAGGTGATGCCTATTGGCGCCCTGGCCATTATTGCCATCACCCTGGTAGCGCTAACCGGCGTCACCAACGACAGCCCGGCAAAAGCGATAAAAGATGCCTTAAGCGGCTTTTCCAATTCGCTTATCTGGCTGATTGGTGTGGCCATTATGATCTCCCGAGGCTTGGCAAAAACCGGCCTGGGTAACCGCATTGGCTATTACTTTATTTCGCTGTTTGGCAAGAAAACGGTTGGCATTGGCTATGCGCTGGCCATTTCTGAACTGGTGATTGCGCCAGTAACCCCCAGCAATACTGCGCGCGGCGGCGGCATTATTCACCCAATCATGAAGTCGATTGCCAGTAGCTTTGGTTCCTCCCCCGAGCAGGGCACCTCTAAAAAAATCGGCCATTATCTGGCCTTGGTGAACTACCACATTAACCCGATTACGTCGGCCATGTTCATCACCGCCACCGCCCCTAACCCGTTAATTGTCAAACTGATAGCCGATGCGACCGGTGCCCAAATCAGCATCAGCTGGACCACCTGGGCACTGGCGGCACTGCTACCGGGGCTGATTTGTATCGCTCTGGTGCCGCTGGTGGTTTACGCCATATACCCGCCAGAAGTGAAAAGCACCCCCGATGCCCGCACTTTTGCCAAAACCAAACTGGCCGAGATGGGCCCCATGAGCTTTGGCGAGAAGGTCATGATTGCGGTGTTTGCCATGCTGCTCGTGCTGTGGGCGGGGGTGCCAGCAATGATTTTTGGCCCGGCCTTGGCCGTGAATACCACCGCAGTGGCCTTTTTAGGTTTGGCGGTGCTGCTGATAAGCGGCGTATTAACCTGGGAAGATGTGCTGAAAGAAAAATCAGCCTGGGACACCGTGGTGTGGTTCTCGGCCTTGGTCATGATGGCAACCTTCCTCAATAAACTGGGGCTGGTGCACTGGTTCTCTACCGTGGTACAAAGCGGCATTCAGGGCTTTGGCTTCGGCTGGGAAGTGTCAGCGCTGATTTTGGTAGCCACCTATTTTTATGTGCATTACTTCTTTGCCAGCACCACCGCCCACATTACTGCCATGTTCGCCGCCTTCTATGCCGCCGGTCTGGCTCTGGGGGCACCGCCGCTTTATTTGGCGCTGCTGCTGGCTGGCGCGTCCTCACTGATGATGTCACTTACCCACTACGCCACCGGCACCTCACCCATCATTTTTGGCTCTGGTTACGTGTCCATGGAAGACTGGTGGATAATGGGCTTTATTATGAGTGTGGTGAATCTGGCGGTATGGGCCATTGTTGGCGGGGTATGGTGGAAAATACTCGGTTATTGGTAA
- the pntB gene encoding Re/Si-specific NAD(P)(+) transhydrogenase subunit beta has translation MSHGLVSAAYIIAALCFIGALAGLSKQETAKRGNVLGIIGMAVALLATVLSPNVFGLTWIILAMVIGGAIGARLALKVEMTQMPELVAILHSFVGLAAVLVGYNSWLSHEQMTGAMLGIHLTEVFLGVFIGAVTFTGSIVAFGKLRGIIASKALMLPHRHKLNLVALVASFALLLCFVTSGGESGFALLLMTIIALVFGWHLVASIGGADMPVVISMLNSYSGWAAAAAGFMLGNDLLIVTGALVGSSGAILSYIMCKAMNRSFISVIAGGFGNDAVASSEEVEGEHTEIRAEDVAEALNNAESVIITPGYGMAVAQAQYPVADLTAKLRAKGVKVRFGIHPVAGRLPGHMNVLLAEAKVPYDIVLEMDEINDDFSDTDVVLVIGANDTVNPAASEDPGSPIAGMPVLEVWKAKQVVVFKRSMNTGYAGVQNPLFFRDNTAMLFGDAKKSVEAIVQNL, from the coding sequence ATGTCTCATGGATTGGTAAGTGCGGCTTACATCATTGCAGCGCTGTGTTTTATTGGCGCTCTGGCCGGCCTTTCAAAGCAAGAAACCGCCAAACGTGGCAATGTGCTGGGCATTATTGGTATGGCGGTAGCCCTGCTTGCGACCGTGTTGAGCCCCAACGTTTTTGGCCTTACCTGGATCATTTTAGCGATGGTCATAGGCGGCGCTATCGGTGCGCGGCTGGCGCTGAAAGTGGAAATGACACAAATGCCTGAGCTGGTGGCGATTTTGCACAGCTTTGTTGGCCTGGCCGCGGTGTTGGTGGGCTATAACTCCTGGCTTAGCCACGAACAGATGACCGGTGCCATGCTGGGTATTCACCTGACCGAGGTGTTCCTAGGGGTCTTTATCGGCGCTGTTACTTTCACCGGTTCTATTGTTGCCTTTGGTAAGCTGCGGGGCATTATTGCCTCCAAAGCGCTGATGCTGCCCCATCGCCACAAGCTCAACTTGGTCGCGTTGGTGGCCTCTTTTGCCTTGCTGCTTTGCTTTGTTACCAGTGGCGGCGAGAGCGGCTTTGCACTGCTGCTGATGACCATTATCGCCTTGGTATTTGGCTGGCATTTGGTGGCCAGTATTGGTGGCGCCGACATGCCGGTGGTTATCTCAATGCTCAATTCCTACTCCGGTTGGGCAGCGGCGGCAGCGGGCTTTATGCTGGGCAACGATCTGTTGATCGTAACCGGCGCCTTAGTGGGCTCCAGCGGCGCCATTTTGTCTTACATCATGTGTAAGGCCATGAACCGCTCCTTTATTTCCGTTATCGCTGGCGGCTTTGGTAACGATGCCGTGGCCAGCAGCGAAGAGGTTGAAGGTGAGCACACCGAGATCCGCGCCGAAGACGTGGCCGAGGCACTGAATAACGCTGAGTCGGTTATTATCACTCCCGGCTACGGTATGGCTGTGGCCCAGGCGCAATATCCGGTGGCCGATTTAACCGCCAAACTGCGGGCGAAAGGGGTGAAGGTGCGCTTTGGTATTCACCCGGTAGCAGGGCGCTTACCTGGGCACATGAACGTGCTGCTGGCCGAAGCCAAGGTGCCTTACGATATCGTGCTGGAAATGGATGAAATCAATGATGATTTCAGTGACACCGATGTGGTGCTGGTCATTGGTGCCAACGATACCGTCAACCCGGCTGCCTCTGAAGATCCCGGCAGCCCCATTGCCGGGATGCCGGTGTTGGAAGTGTGGAAAGCCAAACAAGTGGTGGTCTTTAAGCGCTCCATGAACACCGGTTACGCCGGGGTACAAAACCCATTGTTCTTCCGCGACAACACCGCAATGCTGTTTGGTGATGCCAAGAAGAGTGTTGAAGCCATAGTGCAAAACCTCTAA
- a CDS encoding Re/Si-specific NAD(P)(+) transhydrogenase subunit alpha: protein MRIGIPAESLTGENRVAASPKSVAELQKLGFSTTIESGAGKGASFDDSAYQEAGAELGDAWDSDLVFKVNAPNDDEIARLKPGATLVSFIQPAQNPELIEKLNKQQVNVLAMDMVPRISRAQSLDALSSMANIAGYRAVVEAANAFGRFFTGQITAAGKVPPAKVLVIGAGVAGLAAIGAAGSLGAQVRAFDTRPEVKEQIQSMGADFLEVQLDEDEGSSSDGYAKEMSQAFIDAEMALFMEQAKEVDIIITTALIPGKPAPKLITRDMVKAMKPGSVIVDLAAPNGGNCELTKPGKRSKSDNGVVILGYTDLASRLAGQSSTLYATNLVNLAKLLCKEKDGNINIDFDDVVLRNMTVVKEGEVTFPPPAISVSAAPKPKPQAQAKPNTETEEAAPKAPGRKKYVLAALGLLAFAWVADAAPAAFLSHFTVFVLACVVGYYVVWNVTHSLHTPLMSVTNAISGIIVVGALLQAGSGGLTGILAFLAILVATVNIVGGFTVTRRMLKMFQKG, encoded by the coding sequence ATGCGTATAGGCATACCAGCAGAGTCATTAACCGGTGAAAACCGGGTTGCAGCAAGCCCTAAATCGGTGGCTGAGCTTCAAAAACTTGGTTTTAGCACCACCATTGAGAGTGGGGCGGGTAAAGGGGCCAGCTTTGACGATAGCGCTTATCAAGAAGCTGGCGCTGAACTGGGGGATGCCTGGGACAGCGACCTTGTGTTTAAAGTCAACGCACCAAACGACGATGAAATCGCCCGTTTAAAGCCGGGCGCGACCTTGGTGAGTTTTATTCAGCCGGCGCAAAACCCCGAGTTAATTGAAAAACTCAACAAACAGCAAGTCAATGTGCTGGCCATGGACATGGTGCCACGTATCTCCCGTGCGCAGTCTTTGGATGCACTGTCGTCAATGGCCAACATTGCCGGTTACCGGGCGGTGGTGGAAGCGGCGAATGCCTTTGGGCGCTTTTTCACCGGCCAAATTACTGCCGCCGGTAAGGTTCCCCCCGCCAAGGTGCTGGTAATTGGCGCCGGTGTCGCTGGCCTTGCCGCCATTGGTGCTGCCGGCAGCCTTGGCGCTCAGGTCCGCGCTTTTGACACCCGCCCTGAGGTGAAAGAACAAATTCAGTCCATGGGCGCCGACTTTTTAGAAGTGCAGCTCGATGAGGACGAAGGCAGCAGTAGCGATGGCTATGCCAAAGAGATGAGCCAAGCTTTCATTGATGCCGAAATGGCGCTGTTTATGGAGCAGGCCAAAGAAGTCGACATTATCATCACCACGGCGCTTATTCCCGGTAAGCCCGCGCCAAAGCTCATTACCCGCGACATGGTCAAAGCCATGAAACCCGGCTCGGTGATTGTGGATTTAGCCGCGCCCAATGGCGGTAACTGCGAGCTAACCAAACCGGGTAAGCGCAGCAAATCCGACAATGGCGTTGTTATTTTGGGATATACCGACTTGGCCAGCCGCCTGGCCGGGCAAAGCTCCACCTTGTATGCCACTAACTTGGTTAACTTAGCCAAACTGCTGTGCAAGGAAAAAGACGGCAACATCAATATTGATTTTGATGATGTGGTGCTACGTAACATGACCGTGGTCAAAGAAGGCGAAGTGACCTTCCCTCCACCGGCTATTTCCGTTTCTGCCGCGCCCAAGCCAAAACCGCAGGCCCAGGCCAAACCAAATACTGAAACCGAAGAGGCGGCGCCCAAAGCGCCTGGCCGTAAAAAGTATGTGCTGGCGGCGCTTGGCCTTTTAGCCTTCGCCTGGGTGGCGGATGCCGCACCGGCTGCTTTTTTGTCGCATTTCACCGTTTTCGTGCTGGCCTGCGTGGTGGGTTATTACGTGGTGTGGAATGTCACTCACTCTTTGCATACGCCGCTGATGTCGGTCACCAATGCCATTAGCGGCATTATCGTGGTGGGCGCGTTATTGCAGGCCGGCTCCGGGGGCTTAACGGGCATACTTGCCTTCCTGGCGATACTGGTTGCCACTGTCAATATCGTCGGCGGTTTTACCGTGACTCGCCGTATGCTGAAAATGTTCCAAAAGGGGTAA
- a CDS encoding GGDEF domain-containing protein: MRTNIVRWEYCLWLWIFLLTSFPAAALEPVRVQLRWKHQFQFAGYYVAKEYGYYRDAGFDVTLLENGPGLPGGISEVANGQVEFAVTGAGAVAAYAEGQPIVAVAAIFQHSPLVWLVLKSSGIRTLHDLSGKRLMSAQPQEQMVDLLAPFPMESIPLNTLHWVPSEFSINALINGHTDAYAAYKSNEPYVLDKKGIGYRLIEPRAYGVDFYGDILITSQQLAQRHPQMVERFRQATLKGWQTALDNIDGTARLIHSKYAPQKSLDQLRFEGQQIRELVMPDLVAIGHMNRGRWERILDLTLQLGLISEHPDLNGFLFNPQSQKNAWNWPATLFALAFMVALLVVYQFRRLNKHLSREINMRHDIEEELRAQAYTDPLTGTGNRRALMEAGHRSFAAAVRDLSPLALIMIDVDHFKRINDNYGHDIGDLVLCHLGEVLRNTIRSGDFVGRIGGEEFTILLPDSGIEAAMAMARRLKHRLSVQSFTLNPHERIAISVSAGVVSRSAEDSCFEQMLSRADVLLYQAKEAGRNQIYRQNSLDESEQAPDNVTSIKDRQQN, encoded by the coding sequence ATGAGGACGAACATCGTGCGCTGGGAATATTGTCTTTGGCTATGGATTTTCTTACTAACGAGTTTTCCGGCTGCCGCCCTTGAACCGGTGCGGGTGCAATTACGTTGGAAACATCAGTTCCAGTTTGCTGGCTATTACGTAGCCAAAGAGTACGGCTATTACCGTGATGCCGGTTTTGACGTCACTTTGCTCGAGAACGGCCCAGGCCTGCCGGGCGGAATTAGCGAAGTGGCTAACGGGCAGGTTGAGTTTGCGGTGACCGGCGCTGGCGCCGTTGCCGCTTATGCCGAAGGCCAGCCAATAGTGGCCGTTGCTGCTATTTTTCAACACTCGCCTCTGGTTTGGCTGGTGCTAAAAAGTAGCGGCATTCGTACCCTTCATGACTTATCCGGTAAACGTTTGATGAGCGCTCAGCCACAAGAGCAAATGGTGGATTTGCTGGCGCCTTTTCCCATGGAAAGCATTCCACTCAATACCCTCCATTGGGTCCCCAGCGAATTTAGTATCAACGCACTTATTAATGGCCACACCGACGCCTATGCCGCCTATAAAAGTAACGAGCCCTATGTTCTCGACAAGAAAGGGATCGGCTATCGGTTGATTGAACCCAGAGCTTACGGCGTTGATTTTTATGGCGACATTTTAATTACTAGCCAACAGTTGGCACAGCGTCATCCACAAATGGTGGAACGTTTTCGCCAAGCCACCCTTAAGGGCTGGCAAACGGCACTGGACAATATTGATGGCACCGCCAGGCTCATTCATAGCAAGTATGCACCGCAAAAGTCTCTTGATCAGCTGCGCTTTGAAGGCCAACAAATACGTGAACTGGTGATGCCGGATTTAGTGGCTATTGGCCATATGAACCGGGGCCGCTGGGAACGTATTTTGGACCTTACCCTGCAGCTGGGGCTTATTTCAGAGCATCCTGATTTAAACGGCTTTCTGTTTAATCCGCAGTCGCAAAAAAATGCCTGGAACTGGCCTGCCACCTTGTTTGCCTTGGCCTTTATGGTGGCGCTGTTAGTGGTGTATCAATTTAGGCGTTTAAATAAGCACCTTAGCCGCGAAATTAATATGCGCCACGATATTGAAGAAGAGCTGCGCGCCCAGGCTTATACCGACCCATTAACCGGCACCGGCAATCGCCGGGCATTGATGGAAGCCGGGCATCGCAGTTTTGCCGCCGCCGTTCGAGACTTGAGTCCACTGGCGCTTATCATGATTGATGTTGACCATTTCAAGCGTATTAACGACAACTACGGCCACGATATCGGTGACTTGGTGCTTTGCCATCTCGGTGAAGTGCTACGAAATACCATTCGTTCTGGGGATTTTGTTGGCCGCATTGGCGGCGAAGAATTTACCATTTTGCTGCCAGACAGTGGCATTGAAGCGGCAATGGCCATGGCCAGGCGGCTTAAGCACCGGCTAAGTGTGCAGTCGTTTACCCTTAACCCCCATGAGCGCATTGCCATTAGCGTTAGCGCCGGGGTGGTATCAAGAAGTGCTGAAGACAGCTGCTTTGAACAAATGTTATCCCGTGCCGACGTGCTGCTTTATCAAGCAAAAGAAGCCGGGCGTAATCAGATCTATCGCCAGAACAGCTTAGATGAGTCAGAACAGGCCCCAGATAACGTCACTTCGATTAAAGATCGCCAGCAAAATTAA
- the cysB gene encoding HTH-type transcriptional regulator CysB, translated as MKLQQLRYIVEVRNHNLNVSATAESLYTSQPGISKQVRMLEDELGVQIFGRSGKHLTHVTPAGKAIIAIAEEMLNKADAIRSVAFEHTQPDRGKLHIATTHTQARYALPSVIRRFIDRYPKVSLHMHQGTPTQIAEAVVRGDADFAIATEALHLYDDLIMLPCYHWNRSIVVKKDHPLLALDSVGIEDLAKYPLVTYVFGFTGRSDLDEGFAKKGLEPQIVFTATDTDVIKTYVRLGLGVGVIASMAFDAEQDHDLVAIDASHLFRASTTKIGFRKSSFLRGYMYDFIEGFAPHLNRNLVDEAIRLRDSEAVEALFTNISLPVR; from the coding sequence ATGAAGTTGCAGCAGTTGCGTTACATCGTTGAGGTTCGGAATCACAACCTCAATGTTTCAGCCACAGCCGAGAGCCTATATACCTCTCAGCCCGGTATTTCTAAGCAGGTTCGCATGCTGGAAGACGAGCTGGGTGTGCAAATTTTTGGCCGTAGTGGCAAGCACTTAACGCACGTAACCCCTGCCGGGAAGGCCATCATTGCCATTGCCGAAGAAATGTTGAACAAGGCCGATGCCATTCGTTCGGTGGCCTTTGAACACACCCAACCCGACCGTGGCAAGCTGCACATTGCAACCACTCACACCCAGGCCCGTTACGCCCTGCCATCGGTTATTCGCCGTTTTATCGACCGTTATCCGAAAGTGTCTTTGCACATGCACCAGGGCACGCCAACGCAAATTGCCGAAGCCGTGGTTAGGGGCGATGCTGATTTTGCCATTGCCACCGAAGCGCTGCATTTGTACGACGACCTGATCATGCTGCCTTGCTACCACTGGAACCGCTCTATCGTGGTGAAAAAAGATCACCCGCTGCTGGCGTTAGACTCGGTAGGAATTGAAGACCTGGCCAAGTACCCGTTGGTTACCTACGTTTTTGGCTTTACTGGCCGCTCTGACCTGGACGAAGGTTTTGCCAAAAAAGGCCTGGAGCCGCAAATTGTCTTTACCGCTACCGATACCGATGTCATCAAAACCTACGTTAGGTTGGGGCTTGGGGTAGGGGTTATCGCGTCCATGGCGTTTGATGCCGAACAGGACCACGACTTGGTGGCTATTGATGCCAGCCATCTTTTCAGGGCCTCAACCACTAAAATTGGTTTTCGTAAATCCAGCTTTTTGCGTGGGTATATGTATGACTTTATTGAAGGTTTTGCCCCGCACCTTAATCGTAACCTGGTCGATGAGGCTATTCGCCTGCGCGACAGCGAAGCGGTCGAGGCCTTATTTACCAACATCTCGCTGCCAGTACGCTAG
- the topA gene encoding type I DNA topoisomerase — MAKSLVIVESPAKAKTINKYLGKDFVVKSSIGHIRDLPTSGSGSAKAKKTTTNPLVARMGIDPDNHWQAHYEILPGKEKVVAELKSLAAKADKVYLATDLDREGEAIAWHLKEVIGGSDDRFQRVVFNEITKNAITQAFEQPSHVSQDKVNAQQARRFLDRVVGYMVSPLLWKKIARGLSAGRVQSVAVRLVVDREREIRAFIPEEYWDLHADLAAKEGALRMMVTHQDGKAFKPVNEDQTMAAVKALKGASYQITNREDKPSQSRPSAPFITSTLQQAASTRLGFGVKKTMMMAQRLYEAGYITYMRTDSTNLSKEAVDALRGFIGSEYGKDYLPANPLTYGAKANAQEAHEAIRPSDVTVKSETLDVERDAQRLYELIWRQFVACQMTNAVYDVTQLTATAGDFTLKAKGRVQRFDGWTRVLTPMKRKDDDEQLPNVAIGENLDLKALDPKQHFTKPPARFTEASLVKELEKRGIGRPSTYAAIISTIQDRGYVKVESRRFYAEKMGEIVNDRLVENFTNLLSYDFTARMEDELDGIANGAREWHAVLDEFYGDFKKRLDDADENMRGNAMVMTDIDCPSCGRKMGIRTASTGVFLGCSGYNLPPKERCKTTINLTPGEEVINVDDEEGETNALMAKKRCPKCGTAMDSYLVDAKRKLHVCGNNPDCDGYVLETGEFKLKGYDGPVIECDKCGSDMELKNGRFGKYFGCTNSECKNTRKILRSGEPAPPKEDPVPLPELKCEKSDAYFVLRDGAAGIFLAANTFPKSRETRAPKVEELKRFADRLPEKFKYLAKAPVKDKDGNPTVVKFSRKTKSQYVGSEKADGKATSWMAFYENGKWVDNGK; from the coding sequence ATGGCAAAATCATTAGTGATAGTGGAGTCCCCAGCCAAGGCTAAGACCATTAATAAATATCTTGGTAAGGACTTCGTCGTAAAATCTTCCATTGGCCACATTCGTGACCTGCCAACCAGTGGCAGCGGCAGTGCCAAAGCCAAGAAAACCACCACCAATCCGTTGGTGGCCAGGATGGGTATCGACCCAGACAACCATTGGCAGGCCCATTATGAAATTCTGCCCGGCAAGGAAAAGGTCGTTGCCGAGCTAAAATCCCTGGCAGCCAAGGCTGATAAAGTCTACCTAGCAACGGATTTGGATAGGGAAGGGGAAGCCATTGCCTGGCACCTTAAAGAGGTGATTGGTGGCAGTGATGACCGCTTCCAGCGCGTGGTGTTTAACGAAATAACCAAAAACGCCATTACCCAGGCCTTTGAACAACCCAGCCACGTTAGCCAAGACAAGGTTAACGCCCAGCAGGCGCGCCGCTTCCTGGACCGGGTGGTGGGTTACATGGTGTCGCCACTGCTGTGGAAAAAAATCGCCCGCGGTTTGTCTGCCGGACGCGTGCAATCGGTAGCGGTTCGCCTGGTGGTGGATCGTGAGCGCGAGATCCGCGCCTTTATCCCCGAAGAATACTGGGATCTTCATGCTGACCTTGCCGCCAAAGAAGGCGCGCTGCGGATGATGGTTACCCACCAAGATGGCAAAGCCTTCAAGCCGGTCAATGAAGACCAAACCATGGCGGCGGTAAAGGCACTAAAAGGCGCCAGCTATCAAATCACTAACCGCGAAGACAAACCCAGTCAGTCGCGTCCTAGCGCACCTTTTATTACCTCAACCTTGCAGCAGGCGGCATCAACGCGGCTGGGCTTTGGGGTGAAAAAGACCATGATGATGGCTCAGCGCCTCTATGAGGCCGGTTACATCACTTACATGCGTACCGACTCCACCAACCTCAGTAAAGAGGCTGTAGACGCGCTACGGGGCTTTATTGGCAGTGAGTACGGCAAGGACTATTTGCCTGCTAATCCACTGACTTACGGTGCCAAAGCCAATGCACAGGAAGCGCACGAAGCGATTCGTCCTTCCGACGTTACCGTTAAATCAGAAACGCTGGATGTCGAACGTGACGCCCAGCGCCTTTACGAACTTATTTGGCGCCAGTTTGTGGCCTGCCAGATGACCAACGCGGTTTATGACGTAACGCAGCTTACTGCGACCGCCGGCGACTTTACCCTCAAAGCCAAAGGCCGGGTACAGCGCTTTGACGGTTGGACGCGGGTGCTGACGCCGATGAAGCGCAAAGACGACGACGAGCAGCTGCCCAATGTCGCTATCGGTGAAAACCTTGACCTTAAAGCCCTGGACCCGAAACAGCACTTTACCAAGCCGCCAGCCCGTTTTACCGAAGCCTCTTTGGTAAAAGAGCTGGAAAAACGGGGAATTGGCCGGCCGTCAACCTACGCCGCTATCATATCCACCATCCAAGACCGTGGTTATGTGAAGGTGGAAAGCCGCCGTTTCTATGCTGAGAAAATGGGCGAAATCGTTAACGACCGTCTGGTGGAAAACTTCACCAACCTGTTGAGCTACGATTTTACCGCCCGCATGGAAGACGAGCTGGACGGTATTGCCAACGGCGCCCGTGAATGGCACGCGGTACTGGACGAATTCTACGGCGACTTTAAAAAGCGCTTGGACGATGCCGACGAAAACATGCGCGGTAACGCCATGGTGATGACCGACATCGACTGCCCCAGCTGTGGCCGTAAAATGGGTATTCGTACCGCTTCAACCGGGGTGTTCCTTGGCTGTTCAGGTTATAACTTGCCGCCGAAAGAGCGCTGCAAAACCACCATTAACCTCACCCCCGGCGAGGAGGTGATTAATGTGGATGACGAAGAAGGCGAAACCAACGCACTGATGGCCAAAAAGCGTTGCCCCAAATGTGGCACCGCCATGGACTCCTACCTGGTTGACGCCAAGCGCAAGCTGCACGTTTGTGGTAACAACCCCGACTGTGACGGCTATGTGCTGGAAACTGGTGAGTTTAAGCTCAAAGGCTACGACGGCCCCGTTATCGAGTGCGACAAGTGCGGCTCGGATATGGAGCTTAAAAACGGCCGCTTTGGTAAATATTTCGGTTGTACCAACTCGGAATGTAAAAATACCCGCAAGATTTTGCGCAGCGGCGAGCCGGCACCACCGAAGGAAGATCCGGTGCCACTGCCCGAGCTTAAGTGCGAAAAATCTGACGCTTACTTTGTGCTGCGTGATGGTGCTGCCGGTATTTTCTTGGCCGCTAATACCTTCCCCAAATCGCGGGAAACCCGGGCGCCCAAGGTTGAGGAGCTCAAGCGCTTTGCCGACCGCCTGCCAGAGAAATTTAAATATCTGGCCAAGGCTCCCGTTAAAGACAAAGACGGTAATCCAACGGTCGTGAAGTTCTCGCGCAAGACCAAAAGCCAGTACGTAGGCTCTGAAAAAGCCGACGGTAAGGCCACCAGCTGGATGGCGTTCTACGAGAACGGCAAATGGGTGGATAACGGCAAGTAA
- the astB gene encoding N-succinylarginine dihydrolase translates to MKHFEVNFDGLVGPTHNYAGLSFGNVASLSNANNPSSPRQAAKQGLKKMKALHDMGMKQGVLAPQERPDMLTLRRLGFTGSDAQVLAKASQQAPHLLAACCSASSMWTANAATVSPSADTADGRVHFTPANLTNKFHRSLEPVVTGRILNAIFANERHFKHHQHLPDNEHFGDEGAANHTRLCSQYGHSGVELFAYGRQAFNPAAPAPKKFPARQTLEASQAIARLHGLNEDTAVFMQQNPAVIDAGVFHNDVISVGNQNVLFYHQDAFANTERDFAEIRRKFADEPLYFIEVPRNQVSISEAIKTYLFNTQIITLPAGHMAIIAPTECQESAPVSRYLAELVEQNTPIKEVRYMDVKESMRNGGGPACLRLRVALNDQELAATNPNCLLDDALFNTLNHWVDKHYREQLQVADLADPALLQESRQALDELTQILQLGSVYPFQRN, encoded by the coding sequence ATGAAACATTTCGAAGTTAATTTTGATGGCCTTGTTGGCCCCACTCACAATTATGCTGGCCTTTCCTTTGGCAATGTAGCATCCCTGTCAAATGCCAATAACCCGTCCAGCCCCCGCCAAGCGGCTAAGCAAGGCCTTAAGAAAATGAAGGCGTTGCATGACATGGGTATGAAACAAGGCGTTTTAGCGCCGCAAGAAAGACCCGACATGTTAACGCTGCGCCGCCTTGGTTTTACCGGTTCCGACGCGCAAGTGTTAGCCAAAGCCAGCCAGCAAGCACCGCACTTGTTGGCCGCCTGCTGTTCAGCATCCAGCATGTGGACAGCCAACGCAGCCACGGTCTCGCCTTCCGCCGATACCGCTGATGGCCGGGTGCATTTTACCCCCGCCAACCTGACTAACAAGTTTCATCGCAGCTTGGAGCCGGTGGTCACAGGGCGCATATTAAACGCCATTTTTGCTAACGAACGCCACTTTAAACACCACCAACACTTACCAGACAATGAACATTTTGGTGATGAAGGCGCCGCAAACCACACTCGGCTTTGCAGTCAGTATGGCCACAGCGGGGTGGAATTATTCGCTTACGGTCGCCAGGCATTTAATCCGGCAGCGCCAGCCCCCAAAAAGTTCCCGGCGCGGCAAACACTGGAAGCCTCACAAGCCATTGCCCGCCTGCATGGCCTCAATGAAGACACCGCCGTCTTTATGCAGCAAAACCCGGCGGTGATTGACGCCGGCGTCTTCCACAACGACGTGATTAGCGTCGGCAACCAGAACGTTTTGTTCTACCACCAAGATGCCTTTGCCAACACCGAGCGCGACTTTGCCGAAATTCGCCGCAAGTTTGCTGATGAACCCCTTTATTTTATCGAAGTTCCCCGCAACCAAGTCAGCATTAGCGAAGCGATAAAAACCTATTTATTTAATACCCAGATCATTACCTTGCCCGCAGGCCACATGGCCATTATTGCGCCAACTGAATGCCAAGAATCGGCACCCGTCAGCCGCTATTTGGCCGAACTTGTTGAACAAAACACCCCCATTAAAGAAGTGCGCTACATGGACGTAAAAGAATCCATGCGCAATGGTGGCGGCCCTGCTTGCCTGCGTTTAAGGGTGGCACTGAACGACCAAGAACTGGCGGCAACCAACCCCAACTGCCTGCTGGACGACGCACTTTTTAATACCCTTAATCATTGGGTTGATAAACACTACCGTGAGCAATTGCAGGTGGCCGACCTCGCCGACCCGGCACTGTTACAGGAAAGTCGCCAAGCGTTGGATGAATTAACGCAAATTTTGCAGTTGGGTTCGGTTTATCCATTCCAGCGCAATTGA